The genomic segment TAAGTTTCTCAAGAAACGATTGAGTCATGCTGGTCTTTCTAGTGTAAAGATAGAACGAACTGGAGAGCAGGTTCGCATTAAGCTGTTTACAGCGCGACCTGGAATCGTTATTGGTAAGAAAGGCGCAGAAATTGAGATCCTCAAGCGTGAGCTTGAGAAACTTGTTTCTCGCAAAGTAACTCTTGATATTCAAGAGGTACGTAGACCAGAGGCAGATGCCCAACTGGTTGCCGATAATATCGCTCAACAACTTGCTCGACGTGTTGCTTTTCGTCGTGCGATGAAAAAAGCTGTAAGCTCTGCATTGCGTTTTGGTGTTCAGGGTATTAAGATTGCTTGCTCTGGACGTCTTGGTGGTGCTGAGATGTCAAGATGTGAGTGGGTTCGTGAAGGTCGCGTTCCTCTGCACACATTACGTGCAGATGTTGACTACGCTCTTTCTGAGTCGCACACCACCTACGGTATCATCGGTGTGAAGGTTTGGATTTTCAAGGGTGAAGTTTTAAGCGATAAGGACAAGGGTGCTGTTGCTCAGTGATTTTTTACTGAGTTGCCTTTCTTATAAACGACTGGAGTAAAAGATGTTAAGTCCTAAAAAAGTAAAGCATAGGAAGGTGTTTAAAGGCCGTATGAGAGGAGCTGCTCATCGTGGTTCTTCTCTTGCCTTTGGTGACTATGCCTTGAAAGCGCTGAGTTGTGGAACGATGACTGCTCGGCAGATTGAGGCGGCACGTATTACAATTAACAGAACCATGAAGCGTGGCGGACAGGTTTGGATTCGGGTATTCCCGGACAAGCCTCTCACTAAAAAGCCTGCTGAAACAAGAATGGGTAAAGGTAAAGGTAGTCCAGAGTCTTGGGTTGCTATTGTTAAGCCAGGTAGACTTTTGTATGAAGTCGCTGGTGTAAGTGAAGATGTGGCTATTAAGGCCTTATCGCTTGCGAGCAATAAACTTCCTTTCCCATGCAAAGTTGTTACAAGGAGGACTACTTTATGAAAATGATGGAAATTCGTAAAATGTCCAAAGAAGAGATGGAAGCTAAGATGAAAGATCTTAGGGAAGAGTTGGGAAATCTTGTATTTCAACACAAGATTCGCCCACTTGAAGACACCTCGAAATTGAAGAAAATTAGAAAAGATATCGCGAGAATTGAAACCATAGCATCAGAGACTACAGCTGCATAGCCTGTCGTCATTCATGTTTAACTTTATGGTACGATTCAGCACAACAACATCACGATTGATTACATTATGAGTGAAAATAACACATCAAGAAAGACAAGAACTGGTTCTGTCGTAAGTGACCGGATGGAAAAAAGTGTTGTTGTCCGGGTTGAGAGAAAGGTCCGTCATAAGCTTTACGGTAAATTTATGAAGACCAGCGTAAAGTATCTGGCAGATGACCCTGAAAACCAATGCAACATCGGTGACGTTGTTCTTATAGAAGAATGTCGTCCTTTGAGTAAAAGGAAAAGATGGCGCGTGAAAACAATACTTGAGCAAGCTGTTTAATTTAAAAGATATTGAGCAATGAGCTTTGATAGATATTTTAATAGATATCAGGTGACAAAATGATTCAAACAGAGACAGTCCTCAATGTGGCTGACAACTCTGGTGCCAAGAAGGTTTTGTGTATTAGAGTTCTCGGTGGTAGCAGAAAGCGCTACGCCAGCATTGGTGACGTAATTGTTGTAACAGTAAAAGAAGCTATCCCGCACGCAAAGGTAAAAAAAGGCGACGTAATGAAAGCTGTTGTCGTTCGAACTGCCAAAGAGAATCGTCGTCCAGATGATACTTGGGTGAAGTTTGACGAGAACGCAGCTGTTATGTTAGGTGCCTCTGGTGAGCCTGTTGGCACACGTATTTTTGGACCTGTTGCCCGCGAATTGCGTAACCAGGGATTTATGAAGATTATATCTCTTGCGCCAGAAGTACTCTAATCATTGGTTCTTCTCGCGAACAAGATACATCGATTAAGAAAAGGTTTAAAAATGAGACAGGGTAGAACATACCTGAAAACAAATGATCAGGTAGAAGTGATTGCTGGCAAAGACAAAGGTCGCGTCGGTAAAGTTCTCAGAGTGCTTGTGGATAAAGATAAGGCTGTTGTTGAGCGTGCAAATATGATCAAACGCCACACAAAAGCAACTGAGATGAATCAACAGGGTCAGATTGTTGAAAAGGAAGCACCTATTCATGTATCCAATCTTCAACTTATCTGCCCAGAATGTACCAAGACTGGCCGTGTAGGTAAGAAGGTACTTGAAGATGGCACAAAGGTACGTTACTGCAAGAGCTGCGGTGAGTCCGTTGAGAGCAAATCATAAGGAGGCGGCTTAAAGCCCGAGGTTTACTATGAGTGCGCTGAAAGAATATTATACCAATGAGTGTGTGCCTGCACTGAAGGACCAGTTGGGATACACCAATCCAATGCAAATCCCTAAAATTGAGAAGATTGTTCTCAATATGGGACTTGGAGAGGCTGTTCAAAACCCAAAGATCGTTGAAGGTGCTGCTGAAGAATTAACCAAGATTGCAGGCCAACGTGCGGTTGTAACAAAGGCTAAAAAATCTATTGCGACATTTAAGCTTAGAGAAGGTATGCCAATCGGTTGTCGTGTAACTTTACGCGGCGAGAAGATGTATGACTTCTTGAGCAAACTTGTTAACATCGCTCTTCCCCGAGTACGCGATTTTCGTGGCGTTTCTCCAAAGGGCTTTGATGGACGAGGAAATTACTCAATGGGTATTCAGGAACAAATTATTTTTCCTGAAATTGATTACGACAAGATTGATAAAATTAAAGGGTTTAACATTACCATCGTAACTTCTGCAAAAACCAACGACGAAGGTCGTTCGCTTTTGCGTTTGATGGGAATGCCTTTTAAGAAATAGATTATTAGTTTAGTTATTTTAAAATAGAGAAATCGGAGGTCGTTTTGGCTAAGAAATCCATTATCGCAAAGGCAAAGCGTAAACAAAAGTTTGCCGTGCGAGAATACAATAGATGTCCACTCTGTGGTCGTCCGCGTGCATTTATCAGAAAGTTTGGTATCTGCCGAATTTGTTTTCGTAAGTTGGCATCCAGCGGTGAGGTCACAGGTGTAACTAAATCCAGCTGGTAGGGATTTCTGTTATCTCTGTTTGATTCTGTCAATTATTGGACATAAGGAGTGTTCGCTATGTCGATGAGCGATCCCCTGGCAGATATGCTGACCAGGATACGTAATGCTGTTATGGTAAAATTTGATACCGTAGAAATGCCATCATCTACCATGAAAGTAAGTGTTGCGAAAGTATTGAAGGACGAAGGGTATATTACTGACTATCAAATTAAAGAAGACGGAGTTCAAAATACTCTTTCTATTAATTTGAAGTACGGCCCAGATGGTGAAGCGGTTATTACCGAGTATTAAGCAGTGTCAGCAAGCCTGGCCTCCGCAAATATGCTAAAGCTTCCGATGTGCCAACAGTTCTTAACGGACTTGGAGTTGCTGTTATTTCAACATCTAAAGGTGTTGTTTCTAATAAGACAGCTAGAGATCTTAATGCAGGTGGGGAGATAATCTGCGAGGTTTGGTAACCCGTAGGTGAGGAGGTAAGTATGTCTCGTATTGGAAAACAACCAATTGCCGTTCCTGCCGGAGTAAAAGTTGATCTCAACGGACAGCATATTACTATTACCGGGAAAAAAGGAACTCTTGAGCGCGATATCATTACTGAGATCGAGGCTCACGTAGAGGACAATGGTATCAGTGTGCCCAATCCCCTTTAGGACCACAGACGTGTTAACGCTTTTAGAGGACTGACTCGTAGTCTTATCAACAACATGGTTATTGGTGTTGATGAGGGCTTCAAGAAAGTTCTTCTTATAGAAGGTGTTGGTTATAAGGCAAACCTTGAGGGTTCTAAAAAACTCGTTATCAATGTTGGCTATTCTAACCCTGTTGAGTATAAATTGCCTGAAAACGTACAAGCTGTTGTTGAAGGTAACACCAAGATCACTGTTGAGTCTATCGACAAAGAGCTTCTTGGTCTTGTTGCTGCGCAGATTCGTCAGATTCGTAAGCCTGAGCCGTATAAGGGTAAAGGAATTCGTTACGAAAATGAGCAGATC from the Desulfotalea psychrophila LSv54 genome contains:
- the rpsC gene encoding 30S ribosomal protein S3, which gives rise to MGQKVNPLGIRLNITRTWDSVWYADKDYSTFLIEDQKIRKFLKKRLSHAGLSSVKIERTGEQVRIKLFTARPGIVIGKKGAEIEILKRELEKLVSRKVTLDIQEVRRPEADAQLVADNIAQQLARRVAFRRAMKKAVSSALRFGVQGIKIACSGRLGGAEMSRCEWVREGRVPLHTLRADVDYALSESHTTYGIIGVKVWIFKGEVLSDKDKGAVAQ
- the rplP gene encoding 50S ribosomal protein L16, which codes for MLSPKKVKHRKVFKGRMRGAAHRGSSLAFGDYALKALSCGTMTARQIEAARITINRTMKRGGQVWIRVFPDKPLTKKPAETRMGKGKGSPESWVAIVKPGRLLYEVAGVSEDVAIKALSLASNKLPFPCKVVTRRTTL
- the rpmC gene encoding 50S ribosomal protein L29 produces the protein MKMMEIRKMSKEEMEAKMKDLREELGNLVFQHKIRPLEDTSKLKKIRKDIARIETIASETTAA
- the rpsQ gene encoding 30S ribosomal protein S17, producing MSENNTSRKTRTGSVVSDRMEKSVVVRVERKVRHKLYGKFMKTSVKYLADDPENQCNIGDVVLIEECRPLSKRKRWRVKTILEQAV
- the rplN gene encoding 50S ribosomal protein L14 translates to MIQTETVLNVADNSGAKKVLCIRVLGGSRKRYASIGDVIVVTVKEAIPHAKVKKGDVMKAVVVRTAKENRRPDDTWVKFDENAAVMLGASGEPVGTRIFGPVARELRNQGFMKIISLAPEVL
- the rplX gene encoding 50S ribosomal protein L24, whose protein sequence is MRQGRTYLKTNDQVEVIAGKDKGRVGKVLRVLVDKDKAVVERANMIKRHTKATEMNQQGQIVEKEAPIHVSNLQLICPECTKTGRVGKKVLEDGTKVRYCKSCGESVESKS
- the rplE gene encoding 50S ribosomal protein L5 — translated: MSALKEYYTNECVPALKDQLGYTNPMQIPKIEKIVLNMGLGEAVQNPKIVEGAAEELTKIAGQRAVVTKAKKSIATFKLREGMPIGCRVTLRGEKMYDFLSKLVNIALPRVRDFRGVSPKGFDGRGNYSMGIQEQIIFPEIDYDKIDKIKGFNITIVTSAKTNDEGRSLLRLMGMPFKK
- a CDS encoding type Z 30S ribosomal protein S14; translation: MAKKSIIAKAKRKQKFAVREYNRCPLCGRPRAFIRKFGICRICFRKLASSGEVTGVTKSSW